GGCTGGCCAGCTCCAGGTAATCGGACGGCCCCAGGGGGCGCCCGCACAATTCGCGGAAACTGAAGCGGGCGACGCCGATGGCGGCGCGCGGGATGTCCAGCACCCGGCCATTGACCATCAACTGATCGGGCCGCGCCGCCGCCCCCTCGGTCAGGCGGGCGAAGTTTTTGTCCAACTCCGCCTCGGCCGCGGGACCATTGGGGAAGTGATAAACCTGCAGGCCGCGCTTGCGCCCCAGGCGATAATCCCGCTCCGAATTCAGCTCCAGCAAATCCAGACGCTGCCCCATCAGCTCGATGAAGGGCACGAAGCGCTGGCGCTGCAAGCCATCCTTGTACAGATCCTGGGGCGCCCGATTGGAGGTGATGACCACCACCACGCCGTTATCCAGCAGATGCTGGAACAAACGCCCGACGATCATGGCATCGGCGATGTCGGTGACCTGCAATTCATCCAGACACAGCAGCCAGGCATTGTCGGCCAGTTGCTTGGCCAAGGCCGGGATAGGATCGGCACCGCCGGATTTGCGCCATTCGTGCATGGCTGCGTGAACGTCACGCATGAATTCGTGGAAATGCACCCGCCGCTTGCCGGGCATGTTGGTGAATTCGTAGAACAAATCCATCAGCATGGATTTGCCGCGCCCGACCTCGCCGAAGATGTACA
This is a stretch of genomic DNA from Magnetospirillum gryphiswaldense MSR-1 v2. It encodes these proteins:
- the zapE gene encoding cell division protein ZapE, with product MNEGPLFEYRSRLRAGQVRPDPAQELAVEKLQSLSKAVRGYRPSAGEKGWLARFGLGGKAAVPAGLQWHPGDCEDGNPRQGLYIFGEVGRGKSMLMDLFYEFTNMPGKRRVHFHEFMRDVHAAMHEWRKSGGADPIPALAKQLADNAWLLCLDELQVTDIADAMIVGRLFQHLLDNGVVVVITSNRAPQDLYKDGLQRQRFVPFIELMGQRLDLLELNSERDYRLGRKRGLQVYHFPNGPAAEAELDKNFARLTEGAAARPDQLMVNGRVLDIPRAAIGVARFSFRELCGRPLGPSDYLELASHFHTLVLSGIPLLSPENKDEARRFVTLVDALYEHKVTLICSAAAPPESLYPTGIGAFEFQRTVSRLMEMQADDYITRQHIS